From a region of the Actinomadura luzonensis genome:
- a CDS encoding oligopeptide/dipeptide ABC transporter ATP-binding protein: MLELKDVHVVHRARSGGLFTRDRVHALTAANLTIAPGETVGVVGESGCGKSTLARVLVGLQRPAAGTVTFHGRDLWALKEPERRALVGSSVGMVFQDPSTALNRRLPVRQVLRDPLDVHRAGTPAQREARVRELLDLVGLPASAAAALPGQLSGGQRQRVAVARALALEPELVVADEPTSALDVSVRAQILNLLLDLKERLGLALVFVSHDIQTVRRMSDRVVTMYLGRIVEQAPAGDVPLRARHPYTRALFSATPGLISPINPIPLVGVVPSATRPPSGCPFRTRCWRADDVCAAEMPAARTADEHHLFHCHHPVAAGATDVELIQERS, from the coding sequence ATGCTTGAGCTGAAGGACGTGCACGTCGTGCACCGGGCCCGCTCGGGCGGGCTGTTCACCCGCGACCGCGTCCACGCCCTGACCGCCGCGAACCTCACGATCGCCCCCGGCGAGACGGTCGGCGTGGTCGGGGAGTCCGGCTGCGGCAAGTCGACGCTGGCCAGGGTCCTGGTCGGCCTGCAACGCCCGGCCGCCGGCACGGTCACCTTCCACGGCCGGGACCTGTGGGCGCTGAAGGAGCCCGAGCGGCGCGCGCTCGTCGGGTCGAGCGTCGGCATGGTCTTCCAGGACCCCTCCACCGCGCTCAACCGGCGGCTGCCGGTCCGCCAGGTGCTGCGCGACCCGCTCGACGTGCACCGCGCGGGCACCCCCGCCCAGCGCGAGGCCCGGGTGCGCGAGCTGCTCGACCTGGTCGGCCTGCCCGCCTCCGCCGCCGCCGCGCTGCCCGGCCAGCTCTCCGGCGGCCAGCGGCAGCGCGTCGCCGTGGCGCGGGCGCTGGCGCTGGAGCCCGAGCTGGTCGTCGCCGACGAGCCCACCAGCGCGCTCGACGTGTCGGTCCGCGCCCAGATCCTCAACCTGCTGCTCGACCTCAAGGAACGGCTGGGGCTGGCGCTGGTGTTCGTCTCGCACGACATCCAGACCGTCCGCCGGATGAGCGACCGGGTCGTGACCATGTACCTGGGGCGCATCGTCGAGCAGGCCCCGGCCGGGGACGTGCCGCTGCGGGCGCGGCACCCGTACACGCGGGCGCTGTTCTCGGCCACCCCCGGGCTGATCTCGCCGATCAACCCGATCCCGCTCGTCGGCGTCGTGCCCTCGGCCACCCGCCCGCCGAGCGGCTGCCCGTTCCGCACCCGCTGCTGGCGGGCGGACGACGTGTGCGCCGCCGAGATGCCCGCCGCGCGCACCGCCGACGAGCACCACCTCTTCCACTGCCACCACCCGGTGGCGGCCGGAGCGACCGACGTAGAACTGATCCAGGAGCGTTCATGA
- a CDS encoding dihydrodipicolinate synthase family protein: protein MSLTGVIPPVCTPLTPEYEVDAASLVRLVDHLLAGGVDALFVLGSSSEVAYLTDAQRRVVLDTVVGHVAGQVPVLAGVIDMTTPRVLEHVRSAVAAGASGLVATAPFYTRTHPEEIRTHFRTIAARGGLPLYAYDLPVSVHTKLPAELLLELAAEGALAGVKDSSGDDGALRRVILGRQRGQGTPFSVLTGSEVTVDSALWMGADGVVPGLGNVDPHGYVQLYRSAERGDWEAARAEQERLVRLFEIVRVGGARMGGSSAGLGAFKAALHLRGVIDCPLTALPQIPLDDDETGRVGKLLAAAGLL from the coding sequence ATGAGTTTGACGGGTGTCATCCCCCCGGTCTGCACCCCTTTGACCCCCGAGTACGAGGTGGACGCCGCCTCGCTCGTCCGGCTGGTGGACCATCTGCTGGCGGGCGGGGTGGACGCGCTGTTCGTGCTCGGGTCGTCGTCGGAGGTGGCGTACCTGACGGACGCGCAGCGGCGGGTGGTGCTGGACACCGTCGTCGGGCACGTGGCCGGGCAGGTGCCGGTGCTGGCCGGGGTGATCGACATGACCACGCCCCGGGTGCTGGAGCACGTCAGGTCGGCGGTCGCCGCCGGGGCGAGCGGGCTGGTCGCCACCGCGCCGTTCTACACCCGCACCCACCCGGAGGAGATCCGCACGCACTTCCGGACCATCGCCGCGCGCGGCGGGCTGCCGCTGTACGCCTACGACCTGCCGGTGTCCGTGCACACCAAGCTGCCCGCCGAGCTGCTGCTGGAGCTGGCCGCCGAAGGGGCGCTCGCCGGGGTCAAGGACTCCAGCGGCGACGACGGCGCGCTGCGGCGGGTGATCCTGGGCCGGCAGCGCGGCCAGGGGACGCCGTTCAGCGTGCTGACGGGCTCGGAGGTCACCGTGGACTCGGCGCTCTGGATGGGGGCCGACGGGGTCGTCCCGGGTCTCGGCAACGTGGACCCGCACGGCTACGTCCAGCTCTACCGCAGCGCCGAGCGGGGCGACTGGGAGGCGGCCAGGGCGGAGCAGGAGCGGCTGGTGCGGCTGTTCGAGATCGTCCGGGTCGGGGGCGCGCGCATGGGCGGCAGCTCGGCGGGGCTCGGCGCGTTCAAGGCCGCGCTGCACCTGCGCGGCGTCATCGACTGCCCGCTCACCGCGCTGCCGCAGATCCCGCTCGACGACGACGAGACCGGCCGCGTCGGCAAGCTCCTCGCCGCCGCCGGGCTGCTCTGA
- a CDS encoding DUF1876 domain-containing protein: MEYKQWNVQIWISETDDDALTTATAVLFTPDGKRHESVGHARRNPGDRPVPGIGDELAAGRALSDLASKLIEDGAEDIAQLASPA; the protein is encoded by the coding sequence GTGGAGTACAAGCAGTGGAACGTCCAGATCTGGATCAGCGAGACCGATGACGACGCGCTGACCACGGCCACGGCGGTGTTGTTCACGCCCGACGGCAAGCGGCACGAGAGCGTGGGGCACGCCCGCCGCAACCCGGGCGACCGGCCCGTGCCCGGCATCGGCGACGAGCTGGCCGCCGGGCGGGCGCTGTCCGACCTGGCCTCGAAGCTCATCGAGGACGGCGCGGAGGACATCGCGCAGCTCGCCAGCCCGGCGTGA